ATTAAAATCGCAGGCAAGCTTGTGTATTCTGGACGATACTGGACATGGAAATTATGCAGTTCGTGTGTGTATCGAAGGGAATTCATTCAAACGCTTCAAAATGTGGCCCGAATGCCACGCTTCGGTTAAGCTAATCATCACCCGAAGCGCAATTTGAAAAGTGATTAAGAGAGAGCACGGGATACCTGCGACTTCAGCGACAACCATATATATCCACTAGCCGACACGCATGAAGTCATAATGATGAAATTGTATGTTCAAGCCTGAAAAACTCAAAATCCGTCCGGCTTCAACTACTTTTATCCTATATTTGTCCATTTGTTACAATCGGTTTGCTCCGCTATGAATATTTCAGGATAATTTATCTACGGAGTATCCTCAGATGTATTAGTCGATACGGTACGACAATATTTCAACGCAAACAACATCACGTATTCCACATTTAGCTACTCGGATTTACGACCATATCTTTAATTTCAACTAACTGGTGCGTTAGTGCAATATCAAGCCGTCCTTTCGGGGCGGCTTTTTTGACTGGGAGGTGAGATATTGGTACTCGCTTTAGTCGGTTACTCATCATGGAATGATACTGACGGAATGGACGGGTCAACTGGGTACGATAGCACGACTCAATTCGACGGATCGCAAGATGCATCAGTGTTCTGGGATGATTGGATCGCGACACACTTTACGTCTTATGTATCGTCTGGTACTCGCGACTCGAACCCGATCATCCTAGATACGTATGGAACAGTTGAATCCGCGTCTCTCTTGTGGACATCAGATATCCCGGCGGGAACGAATGTCGAAATGAGCATAAGTGTCGACGGCGGCAATACGTTCGTTCCCGTAGCGAACGGCGAATCCATACCGATTATGCTGGGGTCCGCGAGCGGGAAACAAACAGTTATTCGAACGTCTCTTTCTACCACGAATCCGCTTGTCACACCTTCGGTTTCATCAATGACCTTATCAATCGAGAACGAAACTGACATTTTGAATATCGAGTACGTACCACAAGGCGTCTTTATGCTGTCTGCACCTACCACATCATCCAAGGCCGACGGAACCCGAGAAGTGACATTTCAAGGTGACGACAAGTGGCATCAGTTTGATGGTCAACCGCTCGGGACGTTCGCCAATCCGGTAACAATAACAAAGGGAACGAACATCGGAACAGCGATCACGACCTTGGCTCAACAGTTTGGCGAGACCAAGTTCGCGTTTGATGCATGTGACGTGACAGTGCCGTACGACATGACATACCAGCCGGGAGAGGCCGTTGGAAAGGCGATGAAAGATCTAGCGGCCATTCCAGTCTACTCACTGTTTTATGATGTCGACGGTTACCTCCGATTCAGACCAATTAACCAGAACCTAACGACGAGTCCGAGCGTGTGGACCTACGACAAATCGGAATACACGCTTTATGCTGGCGCCGACAAGACGTTTGACGAATCCCAGTTATACAATCGGGTTCTTGTCCTCGGCGGTTCATCTCAGACGGCTACGGTGTCGGCTATCGCGTCTAACGATGACCCGAACAGTCCGATATCCACGGTCAACATCGGCGTGCGCTTGTTTGTCTACAACAACGGATCACCCGATCCGCTCATTACAACTCAGGACTTAGCCCAGGCGCGCGCCGATTACGAACTGCAGCAGCGTGCGCGTATCGTCGAGACGCAGAATTTCACAGCGCTCCCGAACTTCCTGCAAGACGCAGAAGACATCGTGACACTGGTTGATGACTGGACGAGTACCAATGGAAAGTACCAGATTACGAAACTCAATATCCCATTTAAAGCTGGAAACATGATGACGGGTTCAGTATGGCGTGTGACGGGAGTTGGATCATAATGCAGCAACCTCCGATGACGGTCGAACAGTTTTACCGCACTCTGAAACAAAAAGTTAGGGGGTGGTTCGGCGAGTGGCTTAGAGAGGAGGAAGTCTACAACAGCCAAATGTGGATGGATGGAAAGGTGAATGCGGTGGCATCGGATGGACTTCATGCGGACGTGTTTATTAATGCCGCATCGACCGTGACGGCATCGGTTCCAATCGCGAACGGGATCACACTGGCTGTCGGTGACGAGGTGGTTATTCTTAACCGAGCCAAGAAGCGGGACCTCATCATACTTTATAAGAAAGTCATGTAGCCGCTGGCCCTATGGGGCTATTTTTTTATGTCCAATTTAGGGGTGAGGCTATGCAAGTTTGGTGTGAATCAGGGGATGTACTGATCTACTTTAAGCCTGTTAATCTAACCACGCGACTCATCGAATACGGTGAGGAACGAATCGACCCAAACGAAGACAGATATGCATATCACGTCGCCATCGCACTCGGTCGGTATGACAAGGTTGAAGCGAATGGACAAGCAACGGAAATCAACCCAATCGACTATGACCGATGTGAAGTCTTCCGTCCGCCGTATGACCCAGCGAAGTTGCCCGGTGCACTCGCGTGGGCACATAACCAAGTCGGTCGACTATACGGCTGGATCGGCATCATCGACCAAGGCATTCGGGATTTCTCCTGGAGCCTTTTTCATTTGCCGGACTGGTTTGTGAGATGGGCCAATAACCGGTGGCCGTACTGCTCGACGTTGGTACAAGAGATCACTTTACGCGCTGGGTTTGATGGGATTCCGAGTTGGCCGCCTCCTTCGCCGGAGACGGTTTACAAAGCCGTGAAGCAGTGGTCAGTTAAATGAACATGAGTAGGGGTGATCGAGTGGATTTAACAAAACAGGTGAAAGAGAACACAGAAGCAATCAAGGAACTTCAGCGAGCCCAAGAGAGAATTGAACGCGACCACGACAACTTGCTCACGCTCTATAAAACTCAGCAGGCCACGCTCACTGAACTGAAGACGGATGTTAAGTCCGACATCCTAGAGCTTAAAAAGGACTTACGCGACGACATTCAAGACCTCGGTAAACGCCATGACCAAGACGTCCAAGATGCTAAACAGGCATGGCCGAATCGAGCACACCTCGCCGTCGAATGCGTATTGGGAGTCGCAGCCCTCTGGGGGATGTTCCATCACTAAAAAGGGGGCGATGAATTGAATATCATCAACCGCGCCGTCGACTGGTTTGTAGATACTTTCGGCGGCTTTCTCTTTTTGATTCTCTTCAACGGTGTGTCGGTACTTTGGGTAGCCCTCGGCCTCATCGATCCGCATTTCTTTGACCCGTTCCCGTCGAACTTCTACACGCTCACCGTTTCATGGCTGGCAATTAATATGTCCATTCTCATTCTGTGGGCCGAACGACGGAATAAGGCGCGGGAGGAGCGGCAGAAGCAAGTTGACCTACAAAGAGCCGTTAAGGATCGGGAGCAAGCGGAACAGGTGCACCGGATGACGGGAGCCATTCTCAATCTGTCAGAAGGAACACAGAGACTCATCAATGTGCTGATGAAGCATGTAGAGGAAGATGGACATGACTTGGACGAGATCCTTGAGGTTGTGAAGTCGCATGAAAGTGAGGTGGTTAAATGAGTTACAAAATCCTCGACATATCGAGTTTTCAGCCCAACGTCGACTGGGCCAAGGTTAAAACGCAAATTGACGGCGTCTACATCAAAGTCACAGAAGGCGTAACGTGGACGGATCCAACGCTATTGCCGCACATCCAAGGCGCTCGCTCGGTAGGCATACCAGTGGGCGTCTATCATTTTGCTCACCCGGACCACAACAAGGCTGAGGATGAGGCAAAGCATTTCCTGTCCGTCGTTCAGCCGCTCGGTCAGTTTGACTTCCTCCCGGCGCTTGACCTAGAGGAACCGACGTCGACCGGAACGATGACCGCTGACCAAATCGTGGGGTGGGTCCAGGAGTGGGATACGGCGATTCAGGCCTATTGTAACGATGATTTGCTCTACACAGGGCGTTGGTACATCAACAGTTACGACTTGTCGGCACTTACACGGCATCCGCTATGGATCGCCCTGTATGGCCCCAATGCTCCGGTCGCCGCTCCATGGTCGAATTGGACAATGTGGCAAAAGACAGACCAAGCGACGATAGACGGTATCCAGGGCCCCGTCGATATTAGTGATGCTATATCACTAGATCCATTGAAATGGGGGAGTACGATGGCCAGATATCCTTCCGTAACCGCAACGGTGGATGGGAATCCATATTCGGCAATCGCTGTAAACAACCAGGTCTATCTAATTTGGACAGCCATCCGTGACTGCGGGGCAAACATCACGAAGGCAAACTTCAACGATGTGGAGATTGACGGCGAGAAGCCACCACAGGTCACGCAAGACGGCAATACCTACGTAGTTTACACAGCATTACCGAATTTGCAGCCATACACCAAGAATGCGGACGGATCCTTTTCGTTTAGCACGAAGCCTCCAGTCCCAACACCTCAACCTCCAGCATCAACCGGCCCAACGTCGGATGACATACAAAAGGCATTGTCACTTCTTGAACAAGCTACTTAACTTCTCAAAGGATAAGGAGAGATTCGAATGATCGCAGGATTCAATTTGAACGATTTGTACACGGGTGGTATCGCGGTCGCAGGAATCAAAGTCGTGGAATACTCAATCTCGAAGATGAAGAACAAGAAATTGCAAGCGTTGGCGACGGAACTGCTACCTGCAGCCGAACATGAGGCACAGACCCTGTTGAGTTCATCCGCGGCTAAAGCTGTGGAGGCAAAACTACACATCGAACTCAATCACACGGCAGATCAACTCAAGAATTCCGCACTCGCTCAGTGGACGCAAGCTGCACTCCATGGAGCGGGGAAAGCATGGAACGAGTTGAGCCCAGCAGAACAAGGCGCGGCCATTGCGTTTGTGCAGAAACACTTGCCATCGTCAGTGGAAGCGACAGAGAAGGAGATCGCGAAGGCATTCCAAGATGCGCCTCAGCTCGCGCAGATGTTTGCAGGGGATGCCGCATATGTGAAGGCGCAGGAATTGACTGTCCTACTCTCCAAAGCGACTGATAGTGCAGATAATGGACAGTCTTCCTAAAGAACGACGCGCATGATAGGGCGTCGCATAGATAACCATACACATTATGAAAAGGGGGTATTGTTTTGCAGAGAATCCGTGTATGGCTATGTACTGCCTTATTCTGCTTTGGCGTGGTGAGTATGGGAACTGCCATCCATGTACCAAAAGCGTACGCTCAAACGGCTACTGTCAGTGCCAATGTAGAATTCCGAGTCGTGTCGGCAGAAGACTTTAAAGCGCTCCAAGGTGCTCGATTAATCATCATAGATAGGAGTGGGAACGTCCTAACTACTGGATTAACAAACTCTAATGGCGTTTGGTCGGTGCCTCTCAACGTAGATGTCGATCCACGTTTTAAAGACTTAGGAGTCGTAACAGCCATCTGCGTTGCGAATGGACATAATGAAAATGTGGTGTTCGAAGTGCCTGTAAGGCAGGGGACAGTACAGCCTATCACAATGTATCCCATTAGGCCGAGACTTAGAAATGAAGCATCTGCCACACTGGGACAACTGCATCACTTGGATGTCATCAGCATCGTAAATCAATATGCGCAGAAAGTCGGCTTGACACGGCAACCCGCAATAGCAGGTGAGGCTGGGTATGCTCCATGGAGTCCTGCACTAAAGACGGGCCGTTAAACAGAATGCGCGGATCTCCTACAGATAATGGACAAGCTTCGTAAGTCAAGATAGTCTAAGGGCAGGGTTCCCCCTAGAACCCACCTGATTACCTGTCTCCTCGGAGGCAGGAGTTTTTTTGCCTTTGCAATATCTCCTGTCGATAATGGACAGGCTGCTCAACCTGCCGTATCGTAAGCAGTGACC
This is a stretch of genomic DNA from Alicyclobacillus dauci. It encodes these proteins:
- a CDS encoding DUF1003 domain-containing protein → MNIINRAVDWFVDTFGGFLFLILFNGVSVLWVALGLIDPHFFDPFPSNFYTLTVSWLAINMSILILWAERRNKAREERQKQVDLQRAVKDREQAEQVHRMTGAILNLSEGTQRLINVLMKHVEEDGHDLDEILEVVKSHESEVVK
- a CDS encoding glycoside hydrolase family 25 protein produces the protein MSYKILDISSFQPNVDWAKVKTQIDGVYIKVTEGVTWTDPTLLPHIQGARSVGIPVGVYHFAHPDHNKAEDEAKHFLSVVQPLGQFDFLPALDLEEPTSTGTMTADQIVGWVQEWDTAIQAYCNDDLLYTGRWYINSYDLSALTRHPLWIALYGPNAPVAAPWSNWTMWQKTDQATIDGIQGPVDISDAISLDPLKWGSTMARYPSVTATVDGNPYSAIAVNNQVYLIWTAIRDCGANITKANFNDVEIDGEKPPQVTQDGNTYVVYTALPNLQPYTKNADGSFSFSTKPPVPTPQPPASTGPTSDDIQKALSLLEQAT